A window of Clostridium botulinum BKT015925 contains these coding sequences:
- a CDS encoding FHA domain-containing protein, whose amino-acid sequence MPLIRIIFKVLIIVVIYIIIVMALRIMYKDIKGGNKRKKVSKHLGLEVMRVGDDSSNLKVGSVIPIHTKLTIGRKEDNMLVLHDQYVSGNHAVAFVKNDNYYIKDLNSTNGTLLNNKKLEKTMDLKVDDEIIIGEYVFKVIG is encoded by the coding sequence ATGCCGTTAATAAGAATAATTTTTAAAGTCCTTATTATTGTCGTAATATATATAATAATAGTTATGGCATTACGAATTATGTACAAGGATATAAAAGGTGGAAACAAGAGAAAAAAAGTTTCAAAGCATTTAGGACTTGAGGTAATGAGAGTAGGAGATGACAGTTCAAACTTAAAAGTTGGATCTGTAATACCGATACACACTAAACTTACCATAGGAAGAAAAGAAGATAATATGTTAGTGTTACATGATCAGTATGTTTCGGGAAATCATGCAGTAGCTTTTGTAAAAAATGATAACTATTATATAAAAGATTTAAATAGTACAAATGGTACATTGCTCAACAATAAAAAATTAGAAAAGACTATGGATTTAAAAGTAGATGATGAAATTATAATTGGTGAGTATGTATTTAAAGTTATTGGTTAG
- a CDS encoding PDZ domain-containing protein: MNVVINTLRSVADAMVTSPYVFVLLMFLLVFYRYNSKIVSIQKMIIGEEVNSALELTISQIVLGILGGVLASVITSYLGVAFDENTSIELMFFLSIFLMFIKPKYICFSYSGALLGFISILLEIMRRMYGVQVEQLKFLNIDIVALMTLVAVLHLVEGILVMIDGSRGAIPIFTKKKGKIIGGFALKRYWIMPVAIALIVNSNGYSLGEVISTNSWKTFLAPSTPLNLIAGAAILLMPFYGVIGYSSVTFTKDKKEKSIISGLLIMLYGVILFIFARLAILNIFFKIFVVIFAPTAHEAMLYIQRYGEVKQKPKYISDESGIMVLEVAPNSPAGDMGIKSGDVLLGVNNKKVFKEDDILKTIREASNNAWFKIKRSAGYLEEIRYKNNSNSKHLGIVFVPMNVPKEKVVLNMDDNKFSEVLNKLKQKNK; this comes from the coding sequence ATGAATGTTGTAATAAATACATTAAGATCTGTGGCAGATGCTATGGTTACGTCTCCTTATGTGTTTGTATTGTTAATGTTTTTATTGGTATTTTATAGGTATAATAGCAAAATAGTTTCTATTCAAAAGATGATTATTGGAGAAGAAGTTAATTCTGCTTTAGAACTTACAATATCTCAGATTGTATTAGGGATACTTGGAGGGGTTCTAGCAAGTGTAATAACTAGTTATTTAGGAGTGGCATTTGATGAAAATACATCTATAGAATTAATGTTTTTCTTATCAATATTTCTTATGTTTATAAAGCCTAAATATATATGTTTTTCATATTCAGGAGCATTATTGGGTTTTATAAGCATTTTGCTAGAAATTATGAGAAGAATGTACGGTGTTCAAGTAGAGCAACTTAAATTTTTAAATATAGATATTGTAGCATTGATGACTTTAGTTGCTGTTTTGCATCTTGTAGAAGGAATTTTAGTAATGATAGATGGAAGTAGAGGTGCTATACCTATATTTACGAAAAAAAAGGGCAAGATTATTGGTGGATTTGCTCTTAAAAGATATTGGATTATGCCGGTGGCAATAGCTCTTATAGTGAATTCTAATGGATATTCATTAGGAGAAGTTATATCAACAAATAGTTGGAAAACATTTTTAGCACCGTCAACACCTTTAAATTTAATAGCTGGTGCAGCAATATTACTTATGCCATTCTATGGAGTTATAGGATATAGTAGCGTTACTTTTACTAAAGATAAAAAAGAAAAATCTATAATTTCAGGGCTTTTAATAATGCTGTATGGTGTAATATTATTTATTTTTGCTAGACTTGCAATTTTAAATATATTTTTCAAAATATTTGTTGTGATATTTGCACCAACAGCACATGAAGCTATGTTATATATACAAAGATATGGAGAAGTGAAGCAAAAGCCTAAGTATATAAGTGATGAAAGTGGAATTATGGTTTTAGAAGTGGCGCCGAATTCACCTGCTGGTGATATGGGAATAAAGAGTGGAGATGTACTTTTGGGTGTTAATAATAAAAAAGTATTTAAAGAAGATGATATTTTAAAAACAATAAGAGAAGCATCTAATAATGCATGGTTTAAAATAAAGAGATCAGCAGGATATTTGGAAGAAATAAGATATAAAAATAATAGTAATTCAAAGCACCTAGGAATTGTATTTGTACCCATGAATGTACCTAAAGAAAAGGTTGTTTTAAATATGGATGACAATAAATTTAGTGAGGTATTAAACAAGTTAAAACAGAAAAATAAATAA
- a CDS encoding metal-dependent hydrolase, which produces MKGKTHAAIGMATFMSVYDKVPGGFNYLGIIIVGIASLLPDIDHPKSMINKYILPFKNKKTKMVIYIALSIIVLYFDYMYIKSPVLKAIGIALIFVAVSSHRNGLTHSLIGLVIFTIIASYIGKCYAIPASAYYFVIGYGMHLFCDMMTKMGISLFYPFINKKYKMPFTYNVNSKRGNDLEEFLIIVSLVYIIYRLPGIF; this is translated from the coding sequence ATGAAAGGGAAAACTCATGCGGCTATAGGTATGGCAACTTTTATGTCCGTATATGATAAGGTTCCAGGAGGATTTAATTATCTAGGGATAATAATTGTAGGAATTGCATCATTATTACCAGATATAGACCATCCTAAAAGTATGATAAATAAATATATACTTCCATTTAAAAATAAAAAAACAAAAATGGTAATATATATAGCGTTATCAATAATTGTATTATATTTTGATTATATGTATATCAAATCCCCTGTGTTAAAGGCTATAGGTATTGCATTGATATTTGTAGCGGTATCATCTCACAGAAATGGACTTACACATAGTTTGATAGGATTAGTTATATTTACAATAATAGCAAGTTATATAGGAAAGTGTTATGCAATACCGGCCAGTGCTTATTATTTTGTAATTGGGTATGGGATGCATCTGTTTTGCGATATGATGACTAAAATGGGAATTTCTTTATTTTATCCGTTTATAAATAAAAAGTATAAAATGCCTTTTACATACAATGTTAATTCTAAAAGAGGTAATGATTTAGAAGAGTTTTTAATAATAGTTTCATTAGTATACATAATATATAGATTACCAGGAATTTTTTAA
- a CDS encoding FtsW/RodA/SpoVE family cell cycle protein, with the protein MNSRRDEKKLLRFTYIFCLLCFLNLGILHWPKENFDKNAIIIGLIVCVLIAYAHFVIRKFFPDGDKYIQIFASILTIIGIVLLYRLKVDYAIRQIIWFTVGMVCFIMIVVLLPDLKRFAKYKYVYLVFTIILMAMGSLLGGRTHGARNWISIGGIVFQPSEFGKIFLVAYLASALRKYKNYKDLIQPAAVVMICLGFMVLQRDLGSALIFFGMSVTMLYIATSKFKYVAACLGLSALGSVMSYKMFGHVRVRVSIWRNVWADPTGEGMQVVQSMIAIASGGLFGTGLGQGHPGFIPVRESDFIFAVLSEEMGGIMAFGVIILYFLLFYRCMRAAVYIDDKFSALLAVGYSAMIATQVLVIVGGVVNMIPLTGITLPLISYGGSSMVTTFFALGILQKISEEGTAIE; encoded by the coding sequence ATGAACAGTAGGCGTGATGAAAAGAAACTTTTAAGATTTACCTATATTTTTTGTTTGCTTTGTTTTCTTAATTTAGGTATTTTACATTGGCCTAAAGAAAATTTTGATAAAAACGCAATAATTATTGGATTGATAGTATGTGTACTTATAGCTTATGCACACTTTGTTATTAGAAAATTCTTTCCGGATGGAGATAAGTATATACAGATTTTTGCAAGTATACTTACAATTATCGGAATAGTTCTGTTGTATAGACTAAAAGTTGATTATGCTATAAGACAAATTATATGGTTTACCGTAGGTATGGTATGTTTCATAATGATAGTAGTTTTGTTACCAGATTTAAAACGATTTGCTAAATACAAATATGTATATTTAGTATTTACTATAATTTTAATGGCAATGGGTTCACTTTTAGGTGGAAGAACTCATGGAGCTAGAAACTGGATATCCATAGGTGGAATTGTTTTTCAGCCATCGGAATTCGGAAAAATATTTTTAGTAGCGTATTTAGCATCTGCATTGAGAAAATATAAAAATTATAAAGATTTAATACAACCAGCTGCAGTAGTTATGATATGTCTAGGATTTATGGTGTTACAAAGAGATTTGGGTTCTGCATTAATATTCTTTGGAATGTCAGTTACTATGCTTTACATAGCGACATCTAAATTTAAGTATGTAGCTGCTTGTTTAGGATTATCTGCATTAGGGTCAGTCATGAGTTACAAAATGTTTGGTCACGTAAGAGTTAGAGTATCTATATGGAGAAATGTATGGGCTGATCCTACTGGTGAAGGAATGCAAGTTGTTCAATCTATGATAGCTATAGCTTCAGGTGGATTGTTTGGAACAGGACTTGGACAAGGACATCCTGGATTTATTCCTGTTAGAGAAAGTGATTTTATTTTTGCAGTTTTAAGCGAAGAAATGGGTGGGATTATGGCCTTTGGGGTTATAATACTATATTTCTTATTATTTTATAGATGTATGAGAGCTGCCGTATATATAGATGATAAATTTTCTGCATTACTTGCTGTTGGATACAGTGCAATGATAGCTACTCAAGTGTTAGTTATAGTTGGTGGAGTTGTAAACATGATTCCATTAACAGGAATAACGTTACCTTTGATAAGCTACGGAGGAAGTTCCATGGTAACTACTTTCTTTGCATTAGGTATACTTCAAAAGATTTCAGAGGAGGGAACAGCAATTGAATGA
- a CDS encoding peptidoglycan D,D-transpeptidase FtsI family protein, with the protein MNDISKNVKMVLAAFLLCFISLISYITYFHVFKADDIVKSRYNARIQAERNSVLRGTIYDRNMKALTETKKVSTLNQKRTYTGGEAFAQVLGYVHPKFGITGLEKQYDSVLTGTETMDLKKFLTSMKEEEKIGYNIRTTLDYKLQQKAYELLGENKGSVVALDPKTGEVLAMVSKPSYNPNNLEENWKKINSDKDIPLYNRAIQGLYPPGSTFKVVTTISALDNIRNVTNRTFEDNGALVFNARQSLKNYNGHVYGSLNLGEALVKSSNVVFGGLGIELGNSALKGTAEKMYFNSIIPSDGFMAKKSKFPELKSYEKGNMAQSAIGQGAVLASPIQMAIVASTVANNGVVMKPHLVSEVLSPSGDSIKKIKIESLNTVTTSENAGLVKKYMKDTVSQGTAGAAALDSIQVCGKTGTADTGKSNEKPHSWFVGFAPYENPQVAIAVIVENGGVGGGVSTEIAGKVIREALRGK; encoded by the coding sequence TTGAATGATATTTCTAAAAATGTAAAGATGGTTCTTGCAGCTTTCTTACTATGTTTTATTTCACTAATATCTTATATAACATATTTTCATGTGTTTAAGGCAGATGATATTGTAAAAAGTCGTTATAATGCTAGAATACAAGCGGAAAGAAATTCTGTACTAAGAGGTACTATTTATGATAGAAATATGAAAGCTTTAACTGAAACTAAAAAGGTAAGTACTCTTAACCAAAAAAGAACTTACACTGGTGGAGAAGCTTTTGCACAAGTATTAGGATATGTTCATCCTAAGTTTGGAATAACAGGTCTTGAAAAACAGTATGATTCAGTTCTTACAGGTACAGAAACTATGGATTTAAAGAAATTTCTTACTTCAATGAAGGAAGAAGAAAAGATTGGATATAATATTAGAACAACATTAGATTATAAGCTTCAACAAAAAGCGTATGAATTATTAGGAGAGAATAAAGGGTCTGTTGTAGCATTAGATCCTAAAACGGGAGAAGTGTTAGCAATGGTATCAAAACCTTCATATAATCCTAATAATCTTGAAGAAAATTGGAAAAAAATTAATAGTGATAAGGATATACCTTTATATAATAGAGCTATACAAGGTTTATATCCTCCTGGTTCAACATTTAAAGTAGTAACAACAATAAGTGCATTAGATAATATAAGAAATGTTACAAATAGAACATTTGAGGATAATGGAGCCTTGGTTTTCAATGCTAGACAATCATTGAAAAACTATAATGGTCATGTATATGGAAGTTTAAATTTAGGAGAAGCACTTGTAAAGTCTAGTAATGTAGTTTTTGGTGGACTTGGTATAGAATTGGGCAATAGTGCTTTGAAAGGTACAGCTGAAAAGATGTATTTTAATAGTATTATACCTAGTGATGGTTTTATGGCTAAAAAGAGTAAATTTCCAGAATTAAAATCTTATGAAAAAGGTAATATGGCACAGAGTGCTATAGGTCAAGGAGCTGTACTTGCATCTCCAATACAAATGGCAATAGTTGCATCAACAGTAGCTAATAATGGAGTTGTTATGAAACCACATTTAGTAAGTGAGGTTTTAAGTCCATCAGGAGATAGTATAAAAAAGATAAAGATAGAAAGCTTAAATACAGTTACAACTAGTGAAAATGCAGGACTTGTGAAGAAGTATATGAAAGATACAGTAAGTCAAGGAACAGCCGGAGCTGCTGCATTAGATTCAATTCAAGTATGTGGTAAAACAGGAACAGCCGATACAGGTAAATCTAATGAAAAACCACATTCATGGTTTGTTGGATTTGCACCTTATGAAAATCCACAAGTAGCCATTGCTGTAATTGTGGAAAATGGCGGAGTTGGTGGAGGAGTATCTACTGAGATTGCAGGTAAAGTAATAAGAGAAGCACTACGTGGAAAATAA
- the uvrA gene encoding excinuclease ABC subunit UvrA, producing the protein MRNKIFIKNAKVHNLKGVDLEIPRDKLVVFTGLSGSGKSSLAFDTLYAEGQRRYVESLSAYARQFLGQMDKPDVEYIEGLSPAISIDQKTTSRNPRSTVGTVTEIYDYLRLLYARVGVPHCPKCGREITQQSVDTMVNKVLELEERSKIQVLSPLVNGRKGQHVKVLENIKKNGFVRARIDGEIYDLQEEEIDLDKNKKHTIEVVVDRLIIKDGVESRLTDSLETALKLSEGLVIINVIGKEDILFSEKFSCPECGISIDELAPRLFSFNSPFGRCDRCDGIGSLMEIDEDLVIPDRSKSILDGGIISLGEGALKEESWTFSILKALSEKFKFDLNTPIEELPREILDYILYGLNGDKIKVSYVKDGELGIYDHKYEGIINNLRRRYLETNSDYIKRHVEQYMSDKPCPKCKGARLKPEALAVTINKKTIFEFVNMSIKDELKFIEDLKLSEKNVIIASQILKEIKSRLRFLIDVGLDYLNLNRKAGTLSGGESQRIRLASQIGSGLVGVLYILDEPSIGLHQRDNDRLIGTLKHLKDLGNTLVVVEHDEDTIREADFIVDIGPGAGEHGGEVVVAGTLEEVKKCKESITGQYLTRKKEIFVPKTRRESNGKSIKVIGAKENNLKNIDVEFPLRVLTSVTGVSGSGKSTLVNEILYKGLNKKINKSKINPGYHKDIIGEENIDKIINIDQSPIGRTPRSNPATYTGVFDIIRELFSNTPEARMRGYKPGRFSFNVKGGRCESCHGDGIIKIEMQFLSDVYVPCEVCKGKRYNRETLEIKYKGKNIDEVLNMTVEDALEFFENIPRARNKLQTLMDVGLGYIRLGQPSTQLSGGEAQRIKLSYELSKRSTGKTLYILDEPTTGLHTDDVNRLISILQRLVDNGNTVVVIEHNLDVIKSSDYIIDLGPEGGDKGGNVISLGTPEKIAKNNNSYTGYYLKKML; encoded by the coding sequence TTGAGAAATAAAATTTTTATTAAAAATGCAAAAGTTCATAATTTAAAAGGTGTAGATTTAGAAATTCCAAGGGATAAATTAGTTGTATTTACTGGGCTTTCGGGGTCAGGTAAATCATCTTTAGCTTTTGATACATTGTATGCTGAAGGACAAAGAAGATATGTAGAGTCTTTATCAGCTTATGCAAGACAATTTTTAGGTCAAATGGATAAACCTGATGTGGAATATATAGAGGGACTTTCACCAGCTATATCAATAGATCAAAAAACCACTAGTAGAAATCCAAGATCTACAGTTGGAACAGTTACAGAAATATATGATTATTTAAGGTTACTATATGCTAGAGTAGGAGTACCACATTGTCCTAAATGTGGTAGAGAGATAACGCAACAAAGTGTTGATACTATGGTAAATAAAGTATTGGAACTAGAAGAAAGAAGTAAGATACAAGTTTTATCACCACTAGTAAATGGTAGGAAGGGTCAACATGTTAAAGTTTTAGAGAATATAAAGAAAAATGGATTTGTAAGAGCGAGAATAGATGGCGAAATATACGATCTTCAAGAAGAAGAAATTGATTTAGATAAAAATAAAAAACATACAATAGAAGTAGTTGTAGATAGACTTATAATAAAAGATGGAGTTGAAAGTAGACTTACTGATTCTTTAGAAACAGCATTAAAATTATCAGAAGGTTTAGTTATAATAAATGTAATTGGAAAAGAAGATATATTGTTTAGCGAAAAATTCTCTTGTCCTGAATGTGGTATAAGTATAGATGAATTAGCACCTAGATTATTTTCTTTTAATTCACCTTTTGGTAGATGTGATAGATGTGATGGTATAGGAAGTTTAATGGAGATAGATGAGGATCTAGTAATACCAGATAGGAGTAAAAGTATATTAGATGGCGGAATAATATCATTAGGTGAAGGTGCATTAAAAGAAGAATCTTGGACTTTTAGTATACTAAAAGCCCTAAGTGAAAAGTTCAAGTTTGATTTAAATACGCCTATTGAAGAATTACCTAGAGAAATACTAGATTATATTTTGTATGGATTAAATGGTGATAAAATTAAAGTATCTTATGTAAAAGACGGAGAGCTTGGGATATATGATCATAAGTATGAAGGGATAATAAATAATCTTAGAAGAAGATATTTAGAAACTAATTCAGATTATATAAAGAGACATGTAGAGCAATATATGAGTGATAAGCCATGTCCTAAATGTAAAGGTGCAAGATTAAAACCGGAGGCATTAGCAGTAACGATTAATAAAAAAACAATATTTGAATTTGTTAATATGTCTATTAAGGATGAACTTAAATTTATAGAGGATTTAAAACTATCGGAAAAGAATGTTATAATAGCAAGTCAAATATTAAAAGAAATAAAAAGTAGATTGAGATTTTTAATTGATGTGGGACTTGATTATTTAAACTTAAATAGAAAAGCTGGTACTTTATCAGGAGGAGAGTCTCAAAGAATAAGACTTGCAAGCCAAATAGGTTCAGGACTTGTAGGAGTTTTATATATATTAGATGAACCAAGTATTGGACTTCATCAAAGGGATAATGATAGACTTATAGGAACTTTAAAACATCTAAAAGATTTGGGCAATACGTTAGTTGTTGTTGAGCATGATGAAGATACTATAAGGGAAGCCGATTTTATAGTAGATATAGGACCTGGTGCAGGTGAACATGGAGGAGAAGTAGTTGTAGCAGGAACATTAGAAGAAGTGAAAAAATGCAAAGAATCTATTACAGGACAATATTTAACTAGAAAAAAGGAAATTTTTGTACCGAAAACTAGAAGAGAATCTAATGGGAAATCTATAAAAGTTATTGGAGCTAAAGAGAACAATTTAAAAAACATAGATGTAGAATTTCCATTAAGAGTATTAACATCTGTTACTGGTGTATCAGGATCAGGGAAAAGTACACTAGTTAATGAAATTCTTTATAAAGGACTTAATAAGAAAATAAATAAGTCTAAAATAAACCCAGGATATCATAAAGATATAATAGGAGAAGAAAATATAGACAAAATTATAAACATAGATCAAAGTCCTATAGGAAGAACTCCAAGATCAAATCCAGCTACATATACAGGAGTTTTTGATATAATAAGAGAACTTTTTTCAAATACTCCAGAAGCAAGGATGAGGGGATATAAACCTGGTAGATTTAGTTTTAATGTAAAAGGTGGAAGATGTGAATCTTGTCATGGTGATGGAATAATAAAAATAGAGATGCAATTTTTGTCTGATGTTTATGTTCCATGTGAAGTATGTAAAGGAAAAAGATACAATAGGGAAACACTTGAAATAAAATACAAAGGCAAAAATATAGATGAAGTACTTAATATGACTGTGGAAGATGCACTTGAATTTTTTGAAAATATACCAAGAGCAAGAAATAAGCTTCAAACACTTATGGATGTTGGACTTGGATACATAAGACTAGGTCAACCATCTACACAGTTATCAGGTGGAGAAGCACAAAGAATAAAACTTTCATATGAACTATCTAAGAGAAGCACAGGAAAAACTTTATATATATTAGATGAACCAACTACAGGACTGCATACCGATGATGTAAATAGACTTATAAGTATATTGCAAAGATTAGTAGACAATGGGAATACTGTGGTTGTCATAGAACACAATTTAGATGTTATTAAGAGTTCAGATTATATAATAGATTTAGGACCTGAAGGTGGAGATAAAGGTGGAAATGTTATATCATTAGGGACACCTGAAAAAATAGCTAAAAATAATAATTCTTATACAGGATATTATCTAAAAAAGATGTTATAA
- the uvrB gene encoding excinuclease ABC subunit UvrB: MDKFKIHSVYKPTGDQPKAIKSISKGILEGDKFQTLLGVTGSGKTFTMANIIEKVQKPTLVLAHNKTLAAQLTSEFREFFPENCVEYFVSYYDYYQPEAYVPQTDTFIEKDASINDEIDKLRHSATSALLERKDVIVVASVSCIYGLGNPEEYKKLTVSLREGMEKDRDEIIRQLVDIQYERNEINFVRGTFRARGDVLDIFPASSTNIGIRVEFFGDEIDKIREFDVLTGNILNTRKHASIFPASHFATSKEKLEIAIKKIEEELEERVKELIAQDKLLEVQRVKQRTNFDIEMMREVGYCSGIENYSRVLDGRNPGTPPKTLMDYFPDDFLLFIDESHVTLPQIKAMYGGDRSRKDNLVEYGFRLPCAYDNRPLKFQEFEGKLNQTVFVSATPSQYEFEHSTNIAEQIIRPTGLLDPEIIVKPIKGQIDDLYSNINETINRGFRVLVTTLTKKMSEDLTDYLKEMGVKTEYLHSSIDTIKRMEIIRDLRKGKFDVLVGINLLREGLDIPEVALVAILDADKEGFLRSETALIQTIGRAARNSESKVIMYADTITKAMDKAISETNRRREIQMQYNEEHGIVPTTVLKDIRDVIQTKVSEDKEEYIVNNKNTMSKEEIEKLINKYEKEMKKVAKELQFEKAAEIRDEIQKLKKQL, translated from the coding sequence ATGGATAAGTTTAAAATACATTCAGTATATAAACCTACAGGAGATCAACCTAAAGCTATTAAAAGTATATCTAAAGGTATATTAGAGGGGGATAAATTTCAGACACTATTAGGTGTAACAGGTTCAGGAAAAACATTTACTATGGCAAATATTATAGAGAAAGTCCAAAAACCTACATTAGTATTAGCTCATAATAAAACATTGGCAGCTCAATTGACTTCAGAATTTAGAGAATTTTTCCCGGAAAATTGTGTAGAATATTTTGTATCTTACTATGATTATTATCAACCAGAAGCATATGTACCACAAACGGATACATTTATAGAAAAAGATGCATCCATAAATGATGAAATTGATAAACTTAGACATTCAGCTACATCTGCTCTTTTAGAAAGAAAAGATGTTATTGTTGTAGCTTCTGTTTCTTGTATATATGGACTTGGTAATCCAGAAGAATATAAGAAGTTAACAGTTTCATTAAGAGAAGGTATGGAAAAAGATAGAGATGAGATAATTAGGCAGTTAGTAGATATACAGTATGAGAGAAATGAAATTAATTTTGTTCGTGGAACATTTAGGGCTAGAGGAGATGTTCTGGATATATTTCCAGCATCGTCGACTAACATAGGTATTAGAGTTGAGTTTTTTGGTGATGAAATAGATAAAATAAGAGAGTTTGATGTTTTGACAGGAAACATTTTAAATACAAGAAAGCATGCATCGATATTTCCAGCATCGCACTTTGCAACTTCTAAAGAAAAATTAGAAATTGCTATAAAGAAAATAGAAGAAGAATTAGAAGAAAGAGTTAAAGAGCTTATAGCACAAGATAAGTTGTTAGAAGTTCAAAGAGTGAAACAAAGAACTAATTTTGATATAGAGATGATGAGAGAAGTTGGGTATTGTAGTGGAATAGAAAATTACTCTAGAGTTTTGGATGGTAGGAACCCTGGAACGCCACCAAAGACATTAATGGATTATTTTCCAGATGATTTTCTTTTATTTATAGATGAAAGTCATGTTACTCTTCCACAAATTAAGGCTATGTATGGTGGAGATAGATCTAGAAAAGATAACCTAGTTGAATATGGATTTAGACTTCCTTGTGCATATGATAATAGACCTTTAAAATTTCAAGAATTTGAAGGTAAGTTAAATCAAACTGTTTTTGTAAGTGCTACACCGTCGCAATATGAATTTGAACATTCAACAAATATTGCAGAACAAATAATAAGACCAACAGGACTTTTAGATCCAGAGATTATAGTAAAACCTATAAAAGGTCAAATTGACGATTTGTATTCAAATATAAATGAAACTATAAATAGGGGATTTAGAGTTTTAGTAACTACATTAACTAAAAAAATGTCAGAAGATTTAACAGATTACTTAAAAGAAATGGGAGTAAAAACTGAATATTTACATTCAAGCATTGATACCATAAAAAGAATGGAAATAATAAGAGATTTAAGAAAAGGAAAATTTGATGTTCTTGTTGGAATTAATCTTCTAAGAGAAGGACTTGATATTCCTGAGGTAGCACTAGTTGCTATATTAGATGCAGATAAAGAAGGATTTTTAAGGTCGGAAACAGCACTTATACAAACTATAGGAAGAGCTGCTAGAAATTCAGAAAGTAAAGTTATAATGTATGCAGATACTATAACTAAAGCTATGGATAAAGCTATTAGTGAGACAAATAGAAGAAGAGAAATTCAAATGCAATATAATGAAGAACATGGAATAGTGCCTACAACGGTTTTAAAGGATATAAGAGATGTTATTCAAACAAAGGTATCAGAGGATAAAGAAGAGTATATTGTTAATAATAAAAATACAATGAGTAAAGAAGAAATAGAAAAACTTATAAATAAATATGAAAAGGAAATGAAAAAGGTGGCTAAAGAACTTCAATTTGAAAAAGCGGCTGAAATAAGAGATGAAATACAAAAATTGAAGAAACAGCTATAG